In Polaribacter pacificus, the genomic window ATTTTAGGAGAGATTAACAATCCTAAAGAGTTGGAAGACTTTGTGGTAAAATCTGAAGATAACAATCCTATTTATTTAAAAGACATCGCAGAGGTATCTTTTAAAGAAAAAGACAGAACCACCTATGCAAGAGAGTTTGGTAAACGTGTTATTATGCTCGATGTTAAAAAACGAGCAGGAACTAATATGGTTGCGGCAACTGATCAGATAAAATTGATTGTTGCTCATGCTACAAAAGATATTTTTCCAAGTGATTTAATAGTAACCATTGCTAATGATCAATCTGCAACAACAATTGCTGCAGTTGATGATTTGGTTAACAATATTATTTTTGGAGTCATTTTAGTTGTTACCGTACTGATGTTTTTCTTAGGATTTAAAAACGCAGTCTTTGTTGGATTTGCAATTCCTATGTCAATGTTTATGTCGTTAATGTTACTGAATGGTTTGGGTTATACCTTAAACACCATGATTCTCTTTGGATTAATTATGGGATTAGGGATGCTAGTGGATAATGGGATCGTAGTCGTTGAGAACGTCTATCGACTAATGGATGAAGAAGGCATGAGTAGGACAGAAGCAGCCAAAAAAGGGATCGGTGAGATCGCCTTTCCAATTATCATCTCTACGGCAACGACTGTAGCTGCATTTATACCTTTAGGTCTTTGGCCAGGGGTGATGGGAGAATTTATGAAACTCTTACCTATTACGCTGTCTACTGTATTGGGATCTTCTTTGGTGGTAGCAATCTTTTTTAACTCAGTATTAGTCTCTGACTTTATGAGTGTAGAGGACAAGGATATGCCTTTGAAAAAAATCATCAAAACCACAAGTATTATTGCACTTATCGGAACCTTGATTTTGATTTTTGGAGGAACATATAGAGCCTTGGGAAGCTTAATGATCTTTACAGCGATCATGCTTTGGGTATATCGATTGTTTTTAAGAAAATGGGCAAATTCATTCCAAACAAAAGCTTTACCACGTCTAGAAAACTGGTATGAAAATATGCTGCGTAAAGCATTAAGAGGCAGAACTCCCTATTGGTTAATTGGAAGTACGTTTGTCTTATTGATTGTTGCTTTTATGGCTTTTGGTGCTTCTTTGGGTTCACAAAGAACCAAAGTAGAGTTTTTTCCAGATAACAAACCAAACCAAATCATTGTGTATATAGAATATCCACAAGGAACTGATATTGAAAAGACAAATGCAATTACCAAAGAAATTGAAGCAAAGGTTTATACTGTTTTAAATGATAAACAATATATGGACGGGTCTTACAATTTTATGGTAGAGAGTGCTGTTTCGCAAGTTGGTGAAGGCGCAGGAAATCCACAAACAGATGGAGGTTCTTCTGCAGAGATGCCACACAAAGGAAAGATTACAGCTTCTATGCGTCAATTTAAATACAGAAGAGGTCAAGACAGTGAATTATTAAGACAAAAGGTTCAAGAAGCCTTAGTAGGAATCTATCCTGGAGTTTTAATTTCAGTAGAAAAGGATGCCAATGGCCCACCAGCTGGATCACCAATTAATATTGAAATTGAAGGGAGTGACTATAATGAGTTGATTGCCACAGCAGAGAGAATGCGTGATTTTATCAATACAAAAAGGATTGCCGGAATTGATGAATTAAAGATTGATGTAAATAAAGACAAGCCCGGAATGCAGGTGGTTGTCGATAGAAAAAAAGCCGGAGAACTGGGGGTAAGTACATCACAAGTTGGCCAACAAATTAGAACGTCCATCTTTGGGTCTAAAGCAGGAGTCTACAAAGAAGATGGAGATGATTTTGATATCTATGTTCGTTTTAACAAAGAAAACAGGTATAATACCAGTGCAATCTTTAATCAAAAAATTACGTTTAGAGACAATACAGGTAAGGTTAAAGAAATCCCTGTTTCTACTTTGGCAAAACACACTAATAATTCTGGGTTTAGTGCCATAAAGCACAATGATACCAAGCGTGTAGTGACGGTTTACTCTGCCTTGTCTCCAGGGTATACAGATGCGGCTGCTATAGTGCATCAGATCCAAAAAGAAATGAAGGCATTTTCAAATTTACCAAAAGATATCAAGATAGATTACACAGGGCAAATTGAAGAGCAGAATAAGCAAATGTCCTTTTTAATGGGTGCATTGATTACAGGTTTGGGCTTGATTTTCTTTATTTTGATTTTCCAGTTTAACTCTGTGTCAAGACCGACCATAATTATGTTGGCAATCTTTTTGAGTTTTATTGGTGTATTTGGAGGACTGGTAATTACTGGTGATGCTTTTGTTATTATGATGACCATGATGGGAATCATTTCTCTTGCCGGAATTGTTGTAAATAATGGAGTTGTTTTGTTAGATTATGCACAATTACTCATTGATCGAAAAAAACTAGAGCTAGGTTTAGAAGACAAAGATCTTTTAGAAGACGATGATTTGTTTGAAAGTATCGTAAAAGCGGGGAAGGCTCGTTTGCGCCCTGTATTGTTAACTGCCATCACAACCATTTTAGGTTTGGTGCCTTTGGCCATAGGATTGAATATTAATTTCTTTACTCTTTTTAGCGAGTTTGACCCTCATATTTATATGGGAGGTGACAATGTTGTATTCTGGGGACCATTAGCTTGGACAGTAATTTACGGTCTATTAATTGCTACCTTTTTAACACTTATCGTAGTGCCAATTTTATTTTACTTCGTAAGTCAATTTAAGAGATGGATGCGAGGGAAAATGACAGCATAAATAGTGATTTTCTATATAAAAAAAGCTGAGCAGTACTTCTCAGCTTTTTTTATATATGTAGATTTGTAATCAAAGGGGGTAGATATGCAACAAAAAAAATATTTTTCGATAGAAGAGATCACTAGAAAACTAGAAAGATATTGTGTATATCAAGATAGATGTCATCAAGAGATAGAGAAGAAACTCAGTGAATTTACACTTATACCAGAAGCAAGGGATCAAATTATTTTTCATTTACTGGAGCATAATTTTTTAAATGAAGAACGCTTTTCAAAAAGCTTTGCAAGGGGCAAATTCAATATAAAAAAATGGGGGAAAACTATAATTGTCAATGAATTAAAAAGGCGCGAAGTTTCTGCCTACAATATTAAAACTGCTCTCAATGAAATTGATGAAGAGACTTACCTAAAAACACTCTATGAGCTTGCAGAAAAACGCCATCAACTACGGAAAGAAAAAGATTGGTATGCCCATAAAAAGAAGCTTGTTGATTTCTTAATCAGGAAAGGCTATGAGTATGATTTAATTTTTAAGGTGGTTGATGAGCTTTTAAATGATAGCAAACCTTAGTATTTTTCTTTTTTCTTTTTTACTTTGATTATTTCATTAGTTCCATCATTTGGAACGGTCATAGAAAGGACATACTGTTTTATTTTCCACTCACCAGCAACTTGTTCTAACACGCCAGAGCCTCTACAAAAACCCATCCAGGTGTCTAATATTTCATCAAACCAAACCACAGTAGCGTCATTGTTTGTATAAATGTTCCTTTCAACAGCTTTAAATGCCCAGGCAGAACCTCTATCAAAATAGGGTTTGCTAAATTTACTAAACTGTTCTTTGGTCCAGACCTCTGTAACATCAGTTCCGATGTACACAGCAGAGCTGTCTAAGCTCTCAAAATAGGCTTCGAAATTTGCGTTTGCTGCAGCCAAATGCCAATCGTCTAAGACAGTTTTTATATTCTTTTTAATCAATTCTTTTTGGCTAGAATTGACTGTTTTATTTTGCTGACAAGCCAGTAAGCTTAAGCAGCATATAAGAAAAAGTAGTGTTTTTTTCATTGTTTTAATTGCTAGGTTCTAGTTCTTTGTCGATGCTTAACTTGATAAAAACGGCATTTATTTTTGAGTTTGTCGCAGTAAAAGCATCCATTACTTTATCTACCTGATCATTGACTTCTTTGGCAGTGAGTGCAGCGGCAATATAGGTCATGTCTTTTAGGCGCAAAGTCTCATTTTCTAGAACATTAATCCGTGTTTTAAACGAGAGGGTTTCTAGAGGTTTGGGTTTGGTGTTGCTTTTAAGCTTCTTAACCAAGTCTGCCAACTCTAAAGCATTGTTTAAGGCCTCATTTGCAGAAATTGAAGAAAATTCTTTAATTTTTTGCTCTAAATTTAAATAAGCTCCCCAGTCCTCTACTTCTTTTCTTACCTGTTTATCTACAACAACAGAAAGTGTGTGCTTTTGAACCACAGAAAGTGCAGCGGGTTTATGAACCTCTTTGTTTTGTTGTGAATTTTCTTTACAGGCACAAAAACAAAGCACCAATAACAAGACTAATTTTTTCATTTTACACCGATGAATTAAAGGCTTAAAAATACGTTTTTTTATGAGAAGTATCCTGATATTATGTTCAATTCAAACTTCTAAATAAATTGCTTCTTAAATAATTGATTGATATTTAATCGGATTATTTTTTACGAATAGTTAAATTAAGTACCTTTGTTTGTATAAATTTTTTGAATTTCATAAAATATGAGTGACACCATTTTAATTATCGGTGCCTGTGGGCAAATTGGAACAGAATTGACCCAAAAACTAAGAGAAATCTACGGAAATCAACAGGTAATCGCTTCGGATATAAGAGAAGGAAATGATGAGATGAAACGTTCAGGTCCTTTTGAGATCCTAGACGCTACCGATAAAGAAGGAATCTTAAAAACCGTTCAAAAACACCAAGTTACACAAGTTTATTTAATGGCTGCAATGCTTTCTGCTACGGCTGAACAGCATCCTCAAAAAGCATGGGAGCTCAATATGAATTCTCTCTTAGCAGTTTTAGAATTGGCCAAAGAAAAACATATTAAACAGGTCTATTGGCCAAGCTCAATAGCAGCATTCGGACCTACTTCTCCAAAAGTACAAACACCACAAAAAACCATCATGGAACCTAGCACTGTTTATGGAATCAGCAAGTTAGCTGGAGAACACTGGTGTAATTACTATCATGAAAAATTTGGGGTTGATGTTAGAAGTTTACGTTACCCAGGAATCATTAGTTGGAAAACCAAGCCAGGAGGAGGGACTACAGATTACGCAGTTGATATTTACTTTAAAGCACTAGAAGAACAAAAATACGAGTGTTTTTTAACAGAGGAAACTCGTTTACCGATGATGTATATGCAAGACGCCATTGCTGCGACCATTCAGATTATGCAAGCAGATGCAGAGAAAATAAAAAATAGAACCTCTTATAATTTAGCAGCGATGAGTTTTACTCCTAAAGAAATTGCAGCAGCCATACAAAAGGAGATACCAGAGTTTACAATTTCATATAAAGCAGATTTTAGGCAACAAATAGCAGATAGCTGGCCGCAAATAATTGATGACAGTGATGCTAGAAACGATTGGGGTTGGCAACAGCACTTTGATTTGGATGCCATGACCAAAGACATGTTAAAAAATTTGAGCTAAAACTCATGATCTAATTTTAAAGCCTAATCCTTAAAAAAGAATTAGGCTTTTTTTTCTTGTTTTTTTTGATCTAAAGATCGCAATATGAAAGCTTGTAAGTTTGACAATTTGTATCGTCTAACAAATAAATTAGTAGTTGATGAAACAGTTATTTAAAGAAAGTTTAGCTAAGAGCATGGACTATGCCAGCTATCGGAAATTGGTTTTAGATTTGTTAGAGGCAGGCAAATCTACCGGGCCAACTCAGTCTGATGATTTGTATAATTACAGCAAACTAAACAATGCAAGAATGCATCGTTTAGATCAGAAGACTAGGTTAACTCCAGAGACAGAAGAAGCCCTAAAATTTATGAAAGAGCCTCAGACTTGGTTAGTGATTACAGAAGGTTGGTGTGGAGATGCAGCACAGATATTACCCGTAATCAATGCTATGAGTGCTATGAGCCATCAAATAGATCTTAGGATAGTCCTAAGAGATGAGAATCCAGAGTTGATGGCTCAGTTTTTAACCAATGGGTCTATGTCAATTCCAAAAATGATTGTTTTAGACAAGAGTAGTGCATTGCTCAACTCTTGGGGGCCAAGACCCTCAGTGGCTACTAAAATGGTTAATGATTATAAAGCGAAACACGGAAGTTTAGATGCTGCGTTTAAAAAAGAGTTACAGCTTTGGTATAACAAAGACAAAGGAGTTTCTATACAACAAGATCTAATAGAATTTGTAAAATAGAAAATCAAACAATTGTATTAATAGCAAAGTCCTTTTACAAAAATGTGGAAGGGCTTTTAGTTTGTGCTATCTTTGTGGTCTTAAAAGAAATAGATGTTTGTAGATTATAGTGAGATTTCTGAAGATGCCAAGGTTTGGGTGTATCCTTCTAGCCGAAAATTTTATCCTAAAGAACTTGAGCCTATCGAAGAAAAGATTCAGCAATTTATTGCAGGATGGAAAGCAGACGATGAAAACTTTAAGGCGTCTTATAAGTTTGTCCATCAGCGATTTATCATTTTAGTCGCAGATACAGAAAATTCACCCTTAAGTATTTCTGAGATTGATGCTTCTGTAGCATTTATCATTGCGCTTCAAGAAGAGTTTGGCGTAGAACTTTTAGACAAAATGAACGTCTGTTTTAAACAGGGCGAGTTTGTACAATACAAAGAGCTAAAAGAATTTAAAAAACTACTTAAAAACAAAGCAGTTACTGCTAAAACAATTGTTTTTGATAATCTAATCAATACCAAGCACGATCTGGAGAACCATTGGGAAATTTCGATTGAAGAGAGTTGGTATGGACGTTTTTTAAAAAAATAAACCAGACTTAATTAGCGTCTAATCGGCTAATAAATTGCTCTATATTTTCGGCTTTATCTACAGAAAAATCGCCTATTTTGGTTCTTCGCAATGCGGTTAAATGTGCTCCAGACTGGAGTGCTTTCCCAAAGTCAAAAGCCAAAGAACGAATATAGGTCCCTTTGCTACACACCACTCTAAATTCAATTTCAGGAAGTGCTTTTTTGGTAATTTCAAATTCTGATATTTCTACAGATCTACTTGCTATTTCTGTAGTCTCAGTGGTCTCACCTTTTCTAGCTAGCTCATATAAGCGCTTTCCGTCTTTTTTTAAGGCCGAAAAAATAGGAGGTTGCTGTTGTATGATTCCAATAAACTTTTTACAGGTATCATAAATTAAGTCATCTGTAATGTGAGCAGTCTCAAAACGTTGGTTAATTTCGGTTTCTAAATCAAAGCTTGGGGTGGTAGCACCAACAGTGATGGTTCCGGTATATTCTTTTACCTGACCTTGATACTCATTAATGTTTTTGGTCTGCTTGCCTGTGCAAATAATCAACAAGCCTGTGGCAAGCGGATCTAAAGTTCCTGCATGGCCAACTTTTATTTTTTTGATGTTAAAACGTTGTCTGATATGCCAACGAATTTTATTTACAGCCTGAAAAGATGTCCAATTTAGTGGTTTGTCAATCAATAGTATTTGGCCATTTTTATAATCTTCTCCAGTCATTTATTCAGGGACTAATTCATTAAAGAATAACCAATTGCAACAACACCAACAACGGCACAATAGATTGCAAAATATGATAGTTTACTTTTTTTAACTAAAGAAATCATCCAAGTACAGGCAAATAAACCAGCAATAAATGCGGCTAAAAACCCTACGGACATGGGTAAAATTTCTGCACTCTTAAAATTGATATCTCCACTCAATAAATCTTTGGCAATTTTACCGACAATTAAGGGTACAACCATTAAAAAAGAAAAACGTGCAGCCTTATTCCTATCAACGCCTAATAATACAGAGGTAGAAATTGTTGCCCCAGATCTAGAGATGCCTGGAAGCATTGCTATGGCTTGCGAAATACCAATAATTACTGCATTTGTAAAAGATACTTTTTTGTCTGTTTTTTTTGCCTTATCAGCCAATAATAACAAAAGAGCAGTTACTAGCAACATAAAACCCACCAGTAATATCTGTCCTCCAAAAAAGGACTCCAATTCTTTTTCGAAAAGCAAACCAATAACCACTGCAGGAATCATTGAAGCAATAATTTTTAAAGAAAATTCAGTTTCATCATTCCATTTAAATTGGAACAAGCCTTTAAAAATTTCTGCAACCTCTTTTCTAAATACAACGAGGGTGCTTAAGGCGGTTGCAAAATGCAAAACAACCGTAAAAGTGAGACTTTCTTCTGGCACAGAAGTATCGCCTAAAATAGCTTTTGCCAGCTCTAAATGTCCACTAGAAGAAACGGGTAAAAACTCAGTTAGTCCTTGAATGATTCCAAGAACAATTGCTTCGATATAATCCATGCTTATTTTTTAGGTTTTGCAAAAATGGCATAAATCTGAATCCCCAACCCAACAATTACTAGTGTTGGAGCCAATCGAATACGTTGCCAGTTGTATATTTCTGGATTAAAAACCTCAGGATCATCACTTCCGCCACCAGCCATTAGGATAAATCCTAAAGCAATAAAAGCAAGGCCAATTAGCATAATGATGTAGTTTCTCTTTTCAAAAAGAAAAACAGGTTTCTCGGAGTTGTTTTTAGAATTCATAGGCTTAGTAATATAATTCGTCAGTTTGTAAATTTAAAAAGCGTTGCGTAGCCAAATAGGTGCTTAACCAAGTTATAATAAAAGAAGCGAGAACTACACCACCAAATAAATAGGCTAGGAGTAGGTAATCACTTAATAGATGTAATGACGGGATGTATTGATTGGCGTAGTAAATGGTAAGACCTAAACCAATAATGGCAACAAGGGCACCAATTAGTCCAAGTTTTATGGCTTGCCAAATAAAAGGTTTTCTAATAAAGCTCTTTGTGGCACCAACCATCTGCATGGTTTTAATATTAAATCGTTTTGAGTATACAGAAAGGCGTATGGCACTGTTGATTAAAATCATAGAAACCAAGCCAAAAAAAGCACTGATAATGAGCAGCCAAAAACTAATTTTTTGAATATTTTTTGTCAATAAACTAATTAGAGGTTTGTCATAAGATACTTCTTCTACAAAGGCATTCTTTTGAAAACGCTTTTCAATTTCTGCCATTTTTTCTGGAGTTACAAATTCTGCGTTTAAATACAGTTCAAGACCATTTTTAAGTGGATTTGTCCCTAAAAAAGTTAAAAAATCCTCTCCCAATTCTTTGCTATGTGCTTTTGCAGCTTGTGCTTTTGAGGTATAAATGATTCTTCTAGTAAAGGGTTCTTTTTGCAAAGAAGCTTTTAGTGTTTCAATTTGCTTGTTAGACACCTTGTCTTTTAAAAACAAAGTCATGGCAACTTTTTCTTTAAAGAGATTGGCAACACTGGTAGATTTTAGCAATACCAACCCTAAAACACCCACCATAAACAAGACCAAAGCGATACTAATCACTACAGAAAAATAGGAAGAGCGCAATCTGCGTTTTTGATATTTATCAAAAGAACTAGCCATGGATCTAAATTCGTTTTATGTTGGCAAGATACAAAAAATCACGCGCAATCATAGCTTGCTTATTTGCAGTAATTTTGTTAAAATTATGGACGTTCTTGGCACAATTCTATCAGCACACCATTTGTGCTTTTTGGGTGTAAAAAAGCAACCAATTTGTTATCAGCTCCTAGTTTTGGTTCTTTATTTAACAGGATAAAACCTTCCTTTTGTAGGCGATCCATTTCTGCCTGTATATCAGAAACAGCAAAGGCAATATGATGAATACCTTCTCCTTTTTTATCTATAAATTTTGCAATTGGGCTATCGGGTTTGGTGGCCTCTAGTAGCTCAATTTTATTAGGGCCTACTTCAAAAAACGAAGTCTTAACACCTTCGCTTTCTACAGTTTCTGTTTTGTAATGTGCTTTGCCAAATAAGGCTGCAAAAACTCCGTTAGACTTCTCCAAATCTTTAACGGCAATTCCAATATGTTCTATTTTATCCATTCTTAGGGTTCTATCAATCAAAAATAAACATTCTTTTGGGAATTATCCGTAAATTTGCAGCATGGAAGAAACAAACAGACAGAAAAAAATCGCAGGAGTCATTCAAAAAGACTTGGTAGATGTGCTTCAGAAAGCAGCACAAGACGGAATGCAAGGGACTATTATTTCGGTTTCTAAGGTAACCGTAACTACAGATTTGAGCATTGCTAAGGTGTATTTAAGTGTTTTTCCATCAGAAAAAAGAGATGAGTTGGTTAAGGGAATCCAATCCAATACTTCACTCATTAGACATGAATTGGCTAAAAGAACCAGAAATCAATTAAGAAGAATGCCTGAGCTTTCTTTTTTTGGTGATGATTCTTTAGACTATATAGAAAATATAGATAAATCCTTACGAGGAGAAGATCCAAATCCGATTCAAAACCCAGAGGTTTTACCAAGACGACAAAAAAGGTAATTTTAGAATTTGTTTCTGTATCTTGCCTTAAAATATTTTAGGGACTTTTGAACTTTCCACTCTACATTGCAAAACGCTATTTGGTAGCCAAAAGCAGTAAAAATGCCATCAACATTATTACTGTTATTGCTTCGTTTGGTGTTATCGTAGGAACACTAGCCTTGTTTATTATTTTGTCGGGATTTTCTGGTTTTCGTCTGTTTACAAACTCCATGCTTCAAAGCTCTGATCCAGACATAAAAATTTCTGCAGTGAAAGGAAAATCTTTTCTCTACACTGATCAGGTTTCGCAAATTTTAAAAGAACAACCAGAAATTTTAGCCAGCACTCAGGTAGTAGAAGAACGTGTTTTTTTACAGTATAAAGAGCGAGATCACATTTCATATATTAAAGGAGTCGGTACAAATTATACCGATGTAACCCGTGTAGATTCTACCTTATCGGTAGGTCAATGGCTGGATCCTGATTTTTTAAATTCGGCAGTGATCGGTTATGGGATTTCTGAAAAACTCTCTATGGGTGTGCTTAGTTTTGGAGAACCCTTATATATTAGAGTACCCAAACCAGGAACTAATTATATTACCAGTCAAAGAGCTGCTTTTAATGAGGTAAGCGCACAAATCGTAGGCGTGTACTCTGGCTTGGAAGAGTTTGCAAATAAATATGTTTTTGTTGATTTGAGCTTGGCGAGAAAACTACTTAACTATTCAGAAAATCAATTGACTGCCATAGAGGTTAAGATTAAAGAAGGTGTAGACCCAGAAAATTTTGCAGAAAAACTTCAAAGCCAATTAGGCAGTTCGTTAAAAGTAGAAACAAGGATTCAATTTAATGCCTTAACCTATCAGGTACTCAATACAGAAAGCCTTATATCATATTTGGTTTTTACCTTGATCATTATGATTGCCTTGTTTAATGTTATCGGAGCCATTATTATGATGATTATTGATAAAAAAGAAAACCTAAAAACCTTATTTAGTCTTGGTGTTACTCTAAAAGAGATCAAGCGAATTTTTGTATTTCAAGGCTTTTTACTCACCTTATTTGGCTTGTCTGTAGGCTTGTTTTTAGGAATCTCCTTAGTCTTGCTCCAAAAGCAGTTTTCTTTTTTTATGATTACCACCTCCATTCCGTATCCAGTAGCATTTAATTTTTACAATGTTTTTTTGGTTGCCATAACCATTTTAATTCTGGGTTATCTCGCTGCTCGCATTGCCAGCAGCAGCATTTCTAAAAACTTTATAGAGTCGTAAATTCTTTTTTAACGCTCTCATTTGGTATCAGCTAGAAACTAAATCGATGATGTAGCTTTATAGTTAGCCTCTTTTTACATCTTCTTTGATAAAGCATTCTTTATTCATAAAATAAACTGCTGTTTTTATAAAAGCAGAACTAGGATGTTTGTTTTTCCGCTTTTTCTTTATTTGGTTTGTTATGGAATTTATCCCCTCGTAGATTGGAAAATTCTATGAAAAAGAAAGTTTTTTGCGCAAAGACGGTCGGAAGCTTGTAACTGACTTTAAAAAAATTACAAGGTTTTATTCACTAAGGATGCCCATTCTTAGGTAGTGGGTATTCTTTAAAAATTGTATCATTATGAAAAAGATCATTTTTACACTAAGCCTATTGCTAGTCGTTTCTATTGCTTCGGCATCTAACGAAACAGATGGAGCAATCAACAACAAAGCAAACACCAAAACCAGTTTGCTAATTCCAACAAAGTCATTTAGTCACCCGATGACTGCGCTGCTAAAAGTCAATGTAAACAAACTGACAAAACCAGCAGATCAATCGGTAGACAAATGTATTGTAGAAGGAAAGGTAACCATCTCTACAGAAGAAGGAGATTCAGTTAAATTAGAGTTTACCATTACTGCAAACACTTGTAAAGAAGCAAGAAGAGTAATGAATAAGCTAATGGAAGTTTTTGATGATTAAACCATTGGTTATGAAAATCAAAACCATCGTATGGGTCTGTTTACTCATGGTAAACCTCTCTTTTGCAGCACCTAAAGCCATCGCTGTAAGCGAGTCAATACTACAAAATGAGCAACTGATTGAATCAAAAGCTGGTAAGTGTACTATTAACATTAGTATAAAACTAGAAGACGGTACCATCATCGAAGGCGTTGTTACGATTTCGGGTGATGAGATGAATTTTCTGAAGTGTATAGCTATCAAGATATACGATTTCTTCTCTTCAGATTTTTAATTGATTTATATTTTATAAATTTATGTGCCTAAGTGCTTGTAATAAGTTACTTAGGTACATTTTTAAAACCCCCTTATTATGAAATTTATTTTTAGAATACTGCTGTTCTTATTTGTGGTTCAAGCTACGGCACAGACCCAACTTCAGCCCACATTAACGCTAAGCTACAAAGTTTTTCAAAACGGCACCGAAAAAGATGGTGTTT contains:
- the mce gene encoding methylmalonyl-CoA epimerase; protein product: MDKIEHIGIAVKDLEKSNGVFAALFGKAHYKTETVESEGVKTSFFEVGPNKIELLEATKPDSPIAKFIDKKGEGIHHIAFAVSDIQAEMDRLQKEGFILLNKEPKLGADNKLVAFLHPKSTNGVLIELCQERP
- a CDS encoding cell division protein FtsX; its protein translation is MASSFDKYQKRRLRSSYFSVVISIALVLFMVGVLGLVLLKSTSVANLFKEKVAMTLFLKDKVSNKQIETLKASLQKEPFTRRIIYTSKAQAAKAHSKELGEDFLTFLGTNPLKNGLELYLNAEFVTPEKMAEIEKRFQKNAFVEEVSYDKPLISLLTKNIQKISFWLLIISAFFGLVSMILINSAIRLSVYSKRFNIKTMQMVGATKSFIRKPFIWQAIKLGLIGALVAIIGLGLTIYYANQYIPSLHLLSDYLLLAYLFGGVVLASFIITWLSTYLATQRFLNLQTDELYY
- a CDS encoding ABC transporter permease; translation: MNFPLYIAKRYLVAKSSKNAINIITVIASFGVIVGTLALFIILSGFSGFRLFTNSMLQSSDPDIKISAVKGKSFLYTDQVSQILKEQPEILASTQVVEERVFLQYKERDHISYIKGVGTNYTDVTRVDSTLSVGQWLDPDFLNSAVIGYGISEKLSMGVLSFGEPLYIRVPKPGTNYITSQRAAFNEVSAQIVGVYSGLEEFANKYVFVDLSLARKLLNYSENQLTAIEVKIKEGVDPENFAEKLQSQLGSSLKVETRIQFNALTYQVLNTESLISYLVFTLIIMIALFNVIGAIIMMIIDKKENLKTLFSLGVTLKEIKRIFVFQGFLLTLFGLSVGLFLGISLVLLQKQFSFFMITTSIPYPVAFNFYNVFLVAITILILGYLAARIASSSISKNFIES
- the rbfA gene encoding 30S ribosome-binding factor RbfA, whose amino-acid sequence is MEETNRQKKIAGVIQKDLVDVLQKAAQDGMQGTIISVSKVTVTTDLSIAKVYLSVFPSEKRDELVKGIQSNTSLIRHELAKRTRNQLRRMPELSFFGDDSLDYIENIDKSLRGEDPNPIQNPEVLPRRQKR